tattaaaaaatatatttttatttttaaaaattatttttttaatcagtatgttaaaataatttcctAATCATAAATTCATATTCCAAATTCCGAAGCCAGAAGACAGGATATTCCTCGAAGATGGCGTTTGAAGGCACACATGTTTTTCCAGGGTCTCCATGTCCACTACTTCAAGTCCAGAATTAGGCAGGGCATCTAAAACGTGTTTGccactatttttaaaaaaatttaataatttttatcttgttttttctttgaattaatatatttttgatgtttttaaattattttgatgttttaatctcaaaaataatttttaaaaaattaaaaaatattatttgtatatttttttgagtgaaaaatactttaaaaaacaattataactacACTTTCAGATACACTACTAACCCGACTAACAGCTAcaatttttcttaaacttttgaagataaatttGGCGTTATTCATAATGGGAACCCCACCTTGTGCTCAATTCTGAGTCAAATCAGTAGGGAATTTGGAAACTAAAGCagcgtttgggaacgcggtgcaaaCCGTGTTCCcactaaatttgatttttttttttgctaaaataaaatatgatttgtactttttggatcgttttgatgtgttgatgtcaaaaataatttttaaaaaataaaaaaacatcattgacatgcattttgacacgaaaagttatttgaaaagcaactgctaccacactgccaaacatgctcaaaaacacccaaaaacgTTTAGAGTTTGGAGATTGGTAAAATCTCAGTAACTGCTAATGTGATTCATGTGAGGGAGGGCAGGAGTGTCTAATTCAATGCTTCCATTTACGTAATTTTACCAAAGATTTCTATAGATgaaagtatatatatttctgaTTAAAAAGTATGTTAACATGTTTAAGAGTgtaattgtgattattttttaaaatgtttttctcttaaaaatttttaccaatattgtttttaaaaaattatttcagaaatcaacacatcaaattaaataatttgaaaatattaaaaatatattaatttaaaataaaaaatttgatattttttaaaaatatttttaagacacAATATCAAACTAAAAGACAAAATATTCCTCGAAGATTGTGTTTCAAGGCATACATATCTTCCAGAGTCTCCATGTCCACTACTTCAAGTCCAGAATTAGGCGGTGGCATCTAACCCAACTAACAGCTACAATTTTTCctaaacttttgaagataaatttGGCGTTATTCATAATGGGAACCCCACCTCGTGCTCTATTCCGAGTCAAATCAGTAGGGAATTTGGAAACTAAGACACCCAAAAACGTTTAGAGCTTGGAGATTGGTAAAATCTCAGTAGCTGCTAATGTGATTCATGTGAGGGATGGCTCTGCTATCACGACTTTCCTATCCTACACATGTCGCTCCAAGGAAAAACACCAAACAGGTGGGAATCTCGGAATCGAGACGAGTACTCAGAAAGACTACAAGAAAGTTCAGAGTTCAGAGAAACTTTTGCTAGAGACAAACGTGATAAATGTTGGGGGAGGGCAAGAGTAGAGTTTGAGCATTTCTGATTCGGTCGGTTTTGggtcaaaataaataaccaaataaaagttttttttttaatttttttttgaactgaACTAAACCGAAAACTGGTTCAAATCGACCAGTTTTCGGTTTGattcggtttagtttttttccttttaaactGGTCAGTTCGGTTTGCTAGCTTGAAAATCTATGAAATGATGTTGTTTCTGTACAAGCTAAAATACACAACTTTCTCCCTTAAAAGTATGAAATCTAGGGATTGATTCTAGCTTCAAGACGAAGCAGAAGAAGTAGTTGCTACCGCTTCGtgggcttcttctttttcttttgagtttgCTTGAAACGTAACTTGAGAGTAGAAAGAACTTGAATAAAGCATGACAGATAGAACCGGTAGCTTTGAGCTTTCGATGACCGGGAGAAGGAAAATGAAATCAGGATTTGGCTAAGCCCACTGTCTCATTCTGAAGTTTTCCTCTATGTCGATGCAGCAAGACAGGGAGATTGTATCGAAAAAACTGATTTTCCTCTCCTCCCTAATTGAAGTATCAGATGAAAGCCTGGCTAGAGTGAATAGAAAGAGTGGATTATTAAACTCACTACCCGTCCCCCCTTTCCTTTCAGTAGCTGTTTGTGTGTGTGCCTCAGTGCCTGTATGGAGGGCTGTTGGTTAAGAATCTTAAAATTAGAGAAGGAGAGATGcagaaagcaaaacaaatggAGGGGTTACTGTTATGTGTTTAGGGAATGCTcctttaggtttagggttagaaaaagctatctatttatattgtttttttttttttttaaagcatgacttggttgaaccggttcggtttggttcaaTCGGCTTCAAACTttcaaaaccgaaaccgaaccgaactggaattttttatgattttttaatcggttaattcggttttattttgttcggttttttcagttatttttttttattttcttggtttaatcggtttatcggtttttttgctcacccctaaacAAGAATGTCAATGGAGGACAGAGAAAACTAGTGTGCAAGCCAAGTCTTCAAAACAGAGACAATAAATCATGTAACAACATAAtaacaacatcaacaacaacaacaacaacataataataataataataataaacaagcaaagtaaaatcattattcatgtaaCAATGTAATTATCatttcacatttaaaaaaaaaaatcaattggaaATCtgtttgctatatatatatatatatatatatatataagggtagttaaaaattcaggtaACCCAGCAAAACCCCGTTAAAAATCCAATTGGAATCtgtttgctatatatatttaccAAAACGATAATACATTTAGCACTTTCTCATCGTTGGTTTCGTATAGATATTATCGGCTTAGTCATTCCATCTTGTCTCCTCGAGACCATATCGGCTTTGGCAAGAGACTATATTAATAACATTGAATCTACTTGCCTCATTGTGTAACCTCTCAgaggaataaaatattttgctaCTACTGGCCCTCTCTTAATTTCAGCACCATTTGTGTCATCAACGCCATTGTTTTCCAATCTTGTCTTAGATTGATTTCGCTAGACCAAGGTGCTGCCTAGCTCCAAGATGATCACATTGTCTTTTGACATTACTGCTTTAAGCTAAGCatgatttaggatttttttttgctaaatgaAAACACATCATTTCTTAAAGGAGGAGGTACAGAAGCCATCatttcgaattttttttttttaagaaacagcATTAAGATGGAGAGGACAGCCAGTCTGAGTTTTCCTCTGAGTAGTCGATATTTTCTTAAGTCATACCCAGGAATGTAATGttctataaaattttacaatgataaaatatattaatatcttgttgaAAAGTAAACATGTTCTGAACTCTATCGGCCGTTAAGATCAGAAATCGTCACATTGTTAATTGAATTTATCTTTTGGTTCTGTGTAATGGACTCTGTATCCAAAGAACTCTGCCTTTCAACAAATGCTGGTTTCTTTGGAGGAGGAAGATCCACAATTTCACTATTTAGCATGGAAGTGATGGTAGACACTGCCGGTCTGTCTTTCGCCACTTCTTGCACACACAACAGACCAATCTGTATGCATCGGAATATCTCCACCTGAAAACATGGATCTTATATTGCAGGATCGACCACAGCTGTAATGTCACCTTCATTCCACAGTTTCCAAgcctgaaaatataaaaatccatcCAAGTAAGAGTTTGCAAGTTTAATAGTATCAGAAATTGAAAGGAGCTTTGCAGATATATCTCAGGCAGGGAGGTGGACAGACATACAAATCCTATAAGACTCAAAGAATGCTCATTGTCATAAAAACTAGAGTTCCTTCTTCCGCTTACGATCTCCAGCAACAACACTCCAAAGCTAAATACATCTGATTTCTCTGAAAATCTTCCTTTCATTAAATATTCAGGGGACATATAGCCACTGCATGAGGATCACAGATTTCTGAGCTCAAAGTTGCAAAACGGTAATAGgagttaaaatgaaaataaataaatatatacttaCTAGGTTCCAACGACCCTGGTAGTATTCACTTGATCTTCATTGCCATAAAAAATCCTGGCCATTCCAAAGTCTGAAATTTTGGGATTCAGCTCACAGTCCAATAAGATGTTACTTGGCTTAAGATCTCTATGAATAATTCTTAGTCTAGAATCTCTGTGAAGGTAAAGAAGACCTCCACAAATCCCGTTAATAATGTCGAAGCGTCTTTCCCAATGTAGTTGTCCTTTCCTGAGTGAATCTAAGCATATTGTATCCAGAAAAAATCATCAGAAAACAAGGGCAAAGGAAAATGAGTCAAGAAAAGCAGTACCTAAACAAAAGAGGGCAGTTGCTCTAACCAAAGAGAAATGCATCCAAGCTTTTATTCGGCAGGTACTCGTAAACCAACATCATCTCTTCTCCTTCAACACAGCAACCGAGAAGCCTCACAAGATTCCTGTGTTGGAGTTTAGAAATCACCACGACTTCATTCATAAACTCTTCGAGCCCTTGACCAGATGTTTTAGAAAGTCTTTTCACAGCTATTTCCTGCCCATCTGGCAATTTTCCCTACAATGTCACATCAAACCAATAAATACCTATTTGCTCTAAATAACTATAGAGCAGCTTTAGTTCCAGAAGAATTACCCTGTATACTGCACCAAAGCCGCCCTGCCCAAGCTTCTTGGATATGTCAAAGTTGTTTGTAGCAGTTTCAAGAATTTGTAATTTGAAGAGGGGTTCAAGTTTAACTTCCCTGACGTTTTTGGGCGACTTTCCACCAAAAACTGTTCCTTGTGCTTCTCTCGTTTTGAACGCTAAGGTCTCCTCACTTATCAACTTCCTTTCTGAATTCAAGTGGAAGTATCGTTATTATTTGtgaatgttgtttttctttacttGTTAAAATTGTAAAGTTTAGAAGTCCAGTAAGCTAATAAGATGTAGCATATTACCTCTATGTGTACCCATCCacttccaagaaaaaaacacacagaTGAAGATGGCAATGGCTCCTACAATCACTGACATACTGATGATTACTTTCATGTTTCTCTTGTTATCTGCAACTAAAAAATTGTACTGATGGTTATTTGGCAAAAATGCaaaggaaatatgaaaaaacttatCAGTGTTTCCTCATACAGATACGTAAGTTTTTGTATGTACACTAGTTATGCACACCTGGAAAACGAAACACTAgtgaatgaaaattaaaaaatattgtaacaaTTACCAAGTTCTGTATACGCCAGGCGAATGTTGAGATCTGTCCCTCCTTCAGAGAACTTTTGTATATCAATCAAGTTTCCTGTCCATGCCATACAGCCAAAACCATTGTAATATGAATAAGCGACACAGGAACAATTCCTCAAGCACTCATCTTTGCATTCTTGTTCGGAGGACGGATTTAACCGGTACTCGGCAAAGGTTGGCACCTTCATCATCTCTAGCTTCATAAATCCATCTTCTTTTCCCACTTCACTACCATTCTGTATTCTATCACACTGCAACAATGTCCTCCTAACACAACCGCTAGTCCAAATTCCTTTGTTCcattcatcttgattttttgcaACAAACCCTTTTAAACATGTGCAGACAGGTGAACTCTGTGCATCGCAGCTTCCAAATGACCCGCACTTGCCATAAATATCACAGTCAGTTGATGGAGCTTCCCAGTCATACGTCCAACCTCCCTTCCCATAATCCCAGTATTGTTCTGTAAGTTTTCCATCAGAAGTCAAAACATGCGTTAATCGGGAAGCTGGGTCTTGAATTGAACTCAGAGTGAAAGTGCCATCTCCTTCATTTTGTAGAGTAAATCCACTTAGATAGACAGAATACATTCCTGGTATTCCAATAAAGTTCTGGCCAACCCATGGACCACTACGCCAAAATGGATGACCATTGTACC
This is a stretch of genomic DNA from Populus alba chromosome 11, ASM523922v2, whole genome shotgun sequence. It encodes these proteins:
- the LOC140956133 gene encoding G-type lectin S-receptor-like serine/threonine-protein kinase At1g11330 isoform X2; translated protein: MALGNCKAAVALLLFLSCSSSFYGDAGDTITPSQPIKDPEAIVSAGNRFELGFFSPVNSTYRYVGIWYSNIPAETQVLWVANRNNPMNDSSGMMKISEDGNLVVLNSQGEVLWSSNVSIGFNQSTAQLTDDGNLQLKAGPKEKLVWQSFEQPTDTYLPKMRLSANARTGNKKLLMSWRSSSDPSVGNFSAGVNPLGIPEFFIWYNGHPFWRSGPWVGQNFIGIPGMYSVYLSGFTLQNEGDGTFTLSSIQDPASRLTHVLTSDGKLTEQYWDYGKGGWTYDWEAPSTDCDIYGKCGSFGSCDAQSSPVCTCLKGFVAKNQDEWNKGIWTSGCVRRTLLQCDRIQNGSEVGKEDGFMKLEMMKVPTFAEYRLNPSSEQECKDECLRNCSCVAYSYYNGFGCMAWTGNLIDIQKFSEGGTDLNIRLAYTELVADNKRNMKVIISMSVIVGAIAIFICVFFSWKWMGTHRERKLISEETLAFKTREAQGTVFGGKSPKNVREVKLEPLFKLQILETATNNFDISKKLGQGGFGAVYRGKLPDGQEIAVKRLSKTSGQGLEEFMNEVVVISKLQHRNLVRLLGCCVEGEEMMLVYEYLPNKSLDAFLFDSLRKGQLHWERRFDIINGICGGLLYLHRDSRLRIIHRDLKPSNILLDCELNPKISDFGMARIFYGNEDQVNTTRVVGT
- the LOC140956133 gene encoding G-type lectin S-receptor-like serine/threonine-protein kinase At1g11330 isoform X1, whose translation is MALGNCKAAVALLLFLSCSSSFYGDAGDTITPSQPIKDPEAIVSAGNRFELGFFSPVNSTYRYVGIWYSNIPAETQVLWVANRNNPMNDSSGMMKISEDGNLVVLNSQGEVLWSSNVSIGFNQSTAQLTDDGNLQLKAGPKEKLVWQSFEQPTDTYLPKMRLSANARTGNKKLLMSWRSSSDPSVGNFSAGVNPLGIPEFFIWYNGHPFWRSGPWVGQNFIGIPGMYSVYLSGFTLQNEGDGTFTLSSIQDPASRLTHVLTSDGKLTEQYWDYGKGGWTYDWEAPSTDCDIYGKCGSFGSCDAQSSPVCTCLKGFVAKNQDEWNKGIWTSGCVRRTLLQCDRIQNGSEVGKEDGFMKLEMMKVPTFAEYRLNPSSEQECKDECLRNCSCVAYSYYNGFGCMAWTGNLIDIQKFSEGGTDLNIRLAYTELVADNKRNMKVIISMSVIVGAIAIFICVFFSWKWMGTHRERKLISEETLAFKTREAQGTVFGGKSPKNVREVKLEPLFKLQILETATNNFDISKKLGQGGFGAVYRGKLPDGQEIAVKRLSKTSGQGLEEFMNEVVVISKLQHRNLVRLLGCCVEGEEMMLVYEYLPNKSLDAFLFDSLRKGQLHWERRFDIINGICGGLLYLHRDSRLRIIHRDLKPSNILLDCELNPKISDFGMARIFYGNEDQVNTTRVVGTYGYMSPEYLMKGRFSEKSDVFSFGVLLLEIVSGRRNSSFYDNEHSLSLIGFAWKLWNEGDITAVVDPAI